Part of the Micromonospora rhizosphaerae genome is shown below.
CGTACATGCCGCCGAAGGCCATGGCGGCGACCCGGCGGATGACGTACACCTCGAAGTCGGCCCCGGCGGGGCGGAGCAGCAGCACGGTGGCCGCGACCCGGGGCGCCGCCGGCGTCCCGCCCTCGGCGCGGAACCGGCGCGCGTGCGCCACCAGGGCGGGGGGTGCGGCGAAGCCTTCGATCGTCATTCCGCGAGCCTAGTTCCCGATCGGTGGATCATCCTCGCAGGCGGTCCGGGATAGCGTGCCGCCATGGCACGTTGGGGAATCCTGGCCACCGGACACATCGCCGGCCGCTTCGCCGAGGATCTGCGGCTGGTGCCGGACGCCGAGCTGGTCGCGGTCGGCTCCCGCACCCCCGAGAGTGCCGAACGGTTCGCCGCCCGGCACGGCATCCCCCGGGCGTACGCCTCCTGGGCGGAGCTGGCCGCGGACCCGGAGCTGGACGTGATCTACGTGGCCACCCCGCACGCCGCCCATCACGAGGCGGCCATGACCTGCCTCGCCGCGGCGCGGGCCGTGCTGCTGGAGAAGCCGTTCACGCTCGACCTGGCCACCAGCACCGAGCTGATTGAGACGGCCCGGGCCCGCGGGGTCTTCCTGATGGAGGCGATGTGGATGCGGACCAACCCGCTCGTCCGCCGGGTGCTCGACCTGGTCCGCGACGGCGCGATCGGCGAGGTGACCAGCGTTCGGGCGGACTTCGGGGTGGCCGGGCCGTTCCCGCCCGAGCACCGGATGCGGGCCCGGACGCTGGGCGGCGGCGCCCTGCTCGACCTCGGCGTGTACCCGGTGAGTCTGGCCCACCTGCTGCTCGGGGTGCCGCAGCACGTGCACGCTTGGGCGAAGCTGAGCCCCGAGGGCGTGGACGAGAACACCGGCATCGTCCTCGGCTGGGACTCGGGCGCGGTGGCCACGCTGAGCTGCGGGCTGATCGGTGCCACCGCGATCGCCGCCTCGATCACCGGCACGACCGGCCGGATCGACCTGCCCGAGCCGTTCTTCCGGCCCGGGTCGGCGGTGCTGCACCGGGCCGGCGCCGAGCCGGAGACCCTCCCCGCCGAGCTGATCGGCGGCGGCTACCAGGACGAGGCCGCCGAGGTGCAGCGCTGCCTGGCCGCCGGGCTGACCGAGAGCCCGCTGGTCCCGCACGCCGCGACGCTGGACGTGATGGCGCTCCTGGACGACATCCGGGACCGGATCGGGGTCGACTACGCGTGAGAGGCCCCCCACCGTGGCGGGAGGCCTCTCAACGGACGGTCGGCGTCAGAACAGCGGCCGGACCACCAGGTAGGTGAGGCAGGCGATCGCCGCGGCAGCCGGGAACGTGATGATCCAGGCGACCACGATGTTGCCGGCGACGTTCCAGCGGACCGCAGTGAGGCGCTTGGTCGCGCCCACCCCCATGATCGCCGAGGTGATCGTGTGGGTGGTGGAGATCGGGGCCTTGAGCACCAGGGCGTTGAAGTAGAGCACCGCGCTGGCCACCGTCTCGGCGGCGAAGCCCTCCGGCGGGCCCAGGTCGATGATCTTCCGGCCCAGGGTCCGGATGATCCGCCAACCACCGGCGTACGTGCCGAGCGCCAGCATCGCCGCGGAGGTCCAGAACACCCAGCCGGGGATGTGCGTCTTGTCGTCCTGGAAGCCACCGGTGTAGAGGGCCAGGACCACGATGCCCATGGTCTTCGCGGCGTCCTGCATACCGTGGCCGACCGACATGGCTGCCGCCGAGAGGGTCTGCGCCCAGCGGAAGCCCCGGTTGAGCTTGCCCGGGTGCCCCTTCCGGAACAGCCAGAGGATGGCCAGCATCACCAGGTAGCCCAGGGTGAGGCCGACGATCGGCGACAGGATCATCGGGATGATGACCTTCGCGCCGATGTTGGCCCACTGCACCACGCC
Proteins encoded:
- a CDS encoding inorganic phosphate transporter; this translates as MTPELIAVLAVIVVALAFDYTNGFHDAANAIATSVSTRALTPRIALLLAAVGNFVGAHFGAGVAKTVGDGLVTLPTGVASLGVVFAGVLGAIAWNLITWYFGLPSSSSHALFGGLVGATLLATGGVVQWANIGAKVIIPMILSPIVGLTLGYLVMLAILWLFRKGHPGKLNRGFRWAQTLSAAAMSVGHGMQDAAKTMGIVVLALYTGGFQDDKTHIPGWVFWTSAAMLALGTYAGGWRIIRTLGRKIIDLGPPEGFAAETVASAVLYFNALVLKAPISTTHTITSAIMGVGATKRLTAVRWNVAGNIVVAWIITFPAAAAIACLTYLVVRPLF
- a CDS encoding Gfo/Idh/MocA family protein gives rise to the protein MARWGILATGHIAGRFAEDLRLVPDAELVAVGSRTPESAERFAARHGIPRAYASWAELAADPELDVIYVATPHAAHHEAAMTCLAAARAVLLEKPFTLDLATSTELIETARARGVFLMEAMWMRTNPLVRRVLDLVRDGAIGEVTSVRADFGVAGPFPPEHRMRARTLGGGALLDLGVYPVSLAHLLLGVPQHVHAWAKLSPEGVDENTGIVLGWDSGAVATLSCGLIGATAIAASITGTTGRIDLPEPFFRPGSAVLHRAGAEPETLPAELIGGGYQDEAAEVQRCLAAGLTESPLVPHAATLDVMALLDDIRDRIGVDYA